A DNA window from Primulina tabacum isolate GXHZ01 chromosome 12, ASM2559414v2, whole genome shotgun sequence contains the following coding sequences:
- the LOC142520245 gene encoding uncharacterized protein LOC142520245 gives MIPRQGPSQTDVYDKFRRLNPPEFMESTDSAVAEEWIKSLESIFCYLHMEDADKVTCAIFLLTKHARIRWESARVALPTIPLTWETFQTVFYNKYFSKDARAKKASDFLNLKQGTTSMTEYILQFEAGVQYVPYIAQDDTSKGEHFMRGLRYEIKRDVRMLKVVTYGEIVERALMAQHDEQGIDRDRQQRRQQYFQRSQAKGQSKKTDSKGTRPEEPRDNGPPPR, from the coding sequence ATGATACCTAGACAAGGGCCTAGTCAAACAGATGTATATGACAAATTTCGACGTCTGAATCCTCCTGAATTCATGGAAAGCACTGATTCGGCAGTAGCAGAAGAATGGATTAAATCATTGGAGTCCATCTTCTGCTACCTACACATGGAAGATGCAGACAAAGTAACTTGTGCCATCTTTTTATTAACAAAACATGCAAGAATAAGGTGGGAGAGTGCAAGGGTAGCGTTACCTACGATACCATTGACATGGGAAACTTTCCAAACCGTGTTTTACAACAAGTATTTCAGTAAAGATGCACGAGCTAAGAAAGCTAGTGATTTCCTTAATTTGAAGCAAGGAACTACGTCCATGACTGAATATATACTACAATTCGAGGCTGGGgtccaatatgtaccatatattgcacAGGATGACACAAGTAAGGGCGAACACTTCATGCGAGGACTTCGCTATGAAATTAAACGAGATGTACGAATGTTGAAAGTTGTTACCTATGGGGAGATAGTGGAAAGAGCACTTATGGCTCAACATGATGAACAAGGCATTGACAGAGACAGACAACAGCGAAGGCAGCAGTACTTTCAAAGGAGCCAAGCAAAAGGACAAAGCAAAAAGACCGATAGTAAAGGTACTCGACCAGAGGAACCCCGTGATAATGGTCCCCCTCCACGGTAA